A genome region from Thermoanaerobacterium xylanolyticum LX-11 includes the following:
- the zwf gene encoding glucose-6-phosphate dehydrogenase yields MGTDNISSVMVIFGGTGDLTHRKLMPAVYNLLYDKSLPENFCVVSVGRRDKTDEIYRNEVYESIKKFSRIKIDDELWKNLRDRIYYQKFEFNDDYGYSKLKDFLRMLDDKYQTNGNRIYYLAVAPEYFELIVEKLHQHGMAENEKSWQRVMIEKPFGKDLNSAVYLNKKITDVFTEKNTYRIDHYLGKEMLQNIMVIRFANVFFEPVWNNKYIDNVQISSSEMVGVENRGGYYEKAGALRDMIQNHMLQLLTLTAMEPPIDLTTDSIHDEKVKVLKSLKELTPDLVLKNAVRGQYEGYRNEDRVSPDSDTETFAALKVFVDNFRWAGVPFYIRTGKKLPVKSTEIVIQFKPLPGVLYFKEYGGLMPDLLVIKIQPEEGVFLQFNAKRPGTLNKVIPVRMDFCQNCQVGMNSPEAYERLIYDALRGDSTLFTRWDEVEYSWRYVDKIAEVWKNNKPEFPNYKPGTWGPYDADELLLRDNFKWWNIGGFYDENV; encoded by the coding sequence ATGGGAACAGATAATATATCCAGTGTTATGGTTATTTTTGGTGGCACAGGAGACTTAACTCATAGAAAGTTGATGCCCGCTGTTTACAATTTGCTTTATGACAAAAGCCTTCCAGAAAATTTTTGCGTCGTTTCAGTTGGAAGGCGTGATAAGACGGATGAAATTTATCGCAATGAAGTCTATGAATCTATTAAGAAATTTTCAAGAATTAAAATAGATGATGAGCTTTGGAAAAATTTAAGAGATAGAATATACTATCAAAAGTTTGAGTTTAATGATGACTATGGATACTCAAAACTTAAAGATTTTTTGAGAATGCTTGATGATAAATATCAAACAAATGGAAATAGAATTTATTACTTGGCAGTAGCTCCTGAGTATTTTGAACTAATTGTTGAAAAGTTGCATCAACATGGAATGGCGGAGAATGAAAAGTCGTGGCAAAGAGTCATGATAGAAAAACCATTTGGCAAGGATCTGAATTCTGCAGTTTATTTAAATAAAAAGATAACTGATGTTTTTACTGAGAAAAATACGTATCGCATAGACCATTATTTAGGCAAAGAAATGTTGCAAAACATAATGGTAATCAGGTTTGCCAATGTGTTTTTTGAGCCAGTTTGGAACAACAAATATATAGACAATGTTCAGATATCCTCCAGCGAGATGGTTGGTGTAGAAAATAGAGGTGGATATTATGAAAAAGCTGGTGCGCTAAGAGACATGATTCAAAATCATATGTTGCAGCTTTTGACGCTGACTGCCATGGAGCCGCCTATTGATCTTACTACTGATTCTATCCATGATGAAAAAGTGAAGGTGTTAAAATCTCTTAAGGAGTTGACGCCGGATCTTGTATTGAAAAATGCAGTTAGAGGTCAATATGAAGGCTATAGGAACGAGGATAGAGTATCGCCTGATTCCGATACAGAGACATTTGCTGCACTTAAAGTCTTTGTGGACAATTTTAGATGGGCCGGTGTACCTTTCTACATAAGAACAGGTAAAAAATTGCCAGTAAAATCCACTGAAATAGTAATACAGTTTAAACCTCTCCCAGGCGTTTTGTACTTTAAAGAGTACGGTGGACTTATGCCAGACTTGTTAGTCATTAAGATACAACCTGAAGAAGGCGTCTTTTTGCAGTTTAATGCAAAAAGACCTGGTACTTTAAATAAGGTGATACCGGTGCGAATGGATTTTTGCCAAAATTGTCAAGTTGGTATGAATTCCCCAGAAGCTTATGAAAGATTGATTTACGACGCGCTGCGAGGTGATTCTACTCTTTTTACAAGATGGGATGAAGTTGAGTATTCATGGAGATATGTAGACAAAATAGCTGAGGTCTGGAAGAACAATAAACCAGAGTTTCCCAACTACAAACCAGGAACATGGGGACCTTATGATGCTGATGAATTGCTTCTTAGAGATAATTTTAAGTGGTGGAATATAGGAGGTTTTTACGATGAAAATGTATGA
- a CDS encoding cyclase family protein, whose protein sequence is MKMYDVSMNINKNMQVYKNKPEKKPELIVTSDFPNDSVHESRICMDMHTGTHFDAPLHMIEGGDTIENFDISKSVVKCKVLDFTNVEDRITAEDLKEKEIESGEFVLLKTKNSYEDSFNFNFVFLDASGAEYLKGKKVIGVGTDGLGIERAQPNHETHKTLLGNGITILEGLRLKDVSEGKYTLIAAPLKVDGAEAAPTRALLIEDDKK, encoded by the coding sequence ATGAAAATGTATGATGTTTCGATGAATATCAATAAGAATATGCAGGTTTACAAGAACAAACCAGAGAAAAAACCTGAATTGATTGTCACCAGCGATTTTCCCAATGACAGCGTGCATGAATCCAGGATATGTATGGATATGCACACAGGTACTCATTTTGATGCACCTCTTCACATGATAGAAGGCGGAGATACCATTGAAAACTTTGATATTTCTAAGTCCGTCGTTAAGTGTAAAGTGCTTGATTTTACAAATGTTGAGGACAGAATTACTGCAGAAGATTTGAAAGAGAAAGAAATAGAAAGTGGAGAATTTGTACTTTTAAAGACTAAAAATTCTTATGAAGATAGTTTCAACTTTAATTTCGTTTTCTTAGATGCAAGCGGAGCTGAGTATTTGAAGGGAAAAAAAGTAATAGGAGTTGGAACAGATGGACTTGGAATAGAAAGAGCACAGCCAAACCACGAAACCCATAAAACTTTACTTGGAAACGGAATAACTATACTTGAGGGATTAAGATTAAAAGACGTAAGTGAAGGAAAATATACATTGATTGCTGCTCCTTTAAAAGTAGATGGTGCAGAAGCTGCTCCTACTAGAGCGCTTTTGATAGAGGACGATAAAAAATGA